In Rhipicephalus microplus isolate Deutch F79 chromosome 7, USDA_Rmic, whole genome shotgun sequence, one genomic interval encodes:
- the LOC119180170 gene encoding uncharacterized protein LOC119180170 yields MANKENFTLIRNTDVDIHKLETDLLLLRAMVSVAEEDGAQDARSLCLQDYNSSFREQLLEFDSTLMRGKIDEVLFKVAQLIFILSHRTRDKGLPDNLTLLRWGFEEDIADILSID; encoded by the exons CGCTAATCCGAAATACTGACGTCGACATCCACAAGCTCGAAACTGATCTTCTCTTGCTGCGGGCCATGGTTAGCGTCGCGGAAGAAGACGGAGCTCAGGACGCCCGATCGCTGTGTCTGCAAGACTACAATTCAAGCTTTAGAGAGCAACTCCTCGAAT TTGATTCGACTTTAATGCGTGGGAAGATTGACGAGGTGCTGTTCAAGGTCGCGCAGCTCATATTCATCTTGAGTCATCGTACAAGGGACAAGGGGCTACCAGACAATCTCACCTTGCTCAGATGGGGCTTTGAAGAAGACATCGCGGATATATTATCGATTGATTAG